From Phycodurus eques isolate BA_2022a chromosome 13, UOR_Pequ_1.1, whole genome shotgun sequence, a single genomic window includes:
- the elovl1a gene encoding elongation of very long chain fatty acids protein 1a, which translates to MLQEAGANILEFYNALLSKCDARVKDYPMVNCPTKMTSLLVGYVIFAVYLGPRLMANRKPFRLNTAMVVYNFGMVAFNAFIVYEFMMSGWGTTFSWRCDLIDPSSSPQALRMVRVAWMFFFSKFIELLDTVFFVLRKKQNQITFLHVFHHSVMPWSWWWGIMLTPAGGMGSFHAMVNSMVHVIMYTYYGLAAAGPRFQKFLWWKKYMTAIQLTQFIVVSVHISQYYFMETCEYQVPLWIHLIWMYGVLFFCLFSNFWMQAYIRGKRLPIMYLKRGRDQTPPAPPVANGTHQHNGNADHHNRSLNNGSLQLGKVKEI; encoded by the exons ATGCTGCAAGAAGCTGGAGCCAATATTTTAGAATTCTACAACGCTCTGCTGTCGAAATGCG ACGCCAGGGTCAAAGACTACCCGATGGTAAACTGTCCCACAAAGATGACGAGCCTGCTGGTGGGCTACGTCATCTTCGCCGTGTACTTGGGGCCTCGATTGATGGCCAACCGGAAGCCCTTCCGCCTCAACACGGCAATGGTCGTCTACAACTTCGGCATGGTCGCGTTCAACGCCTTCATCGTGTACGAG TTCATGATGTCCGGATGGGGCACCACCTTCAGTTGGAGATGTGATCTTATTGATCCCTCCAGCAGTCCACAGGCTCTTCGG ATGGTGCGAGTggcttggatgtttttcttttccaaattcATCGAACTGCTCGACACG GTATTCTTCGTGTTGAGGAAGAAACAAAATCAGATCACATTTCTCCACGTGTTCCATCACTCTGTCATGCCCTGGTCGTGGTGGTGGGGCATCATGCTAACTCCTG CCGGAGGGATGGGCTCCTTTCATGCCATGGTGAACTCCATGGTCCACGTCATCATGTACACGTACTACGGCCTGGCAGCAGCCGGGCCGCGCTTTCAGAAGTTCTTGTGGTGGAAGAAGTACATGACTGCCATCCAGCTG ACGCAGTTCATAGTGGTGTCGGTGCACATCAGCCAGTACTACTTCATGGAGACGTGCGAGTACCAGGTGCCGCTTTGGATCCATCTCATTTGGATGTACGGCGTGCTCTTCTTCTGCCTCTTCTCCAACTTCTGGATGCAGGCCTACATCCGGGGGAAGCGGCTCCCCATTATGTACCTCAAGCGCGGGCGCGACCAGACCCCGCCCGCACCCCCGGTCGCCAACGGCACCCACCAACACAACGGGAACGCCGACCACCACAACCGCAGCCTCAACAATGGGAGTCTGCAACTGGGCAAAGTAAAGGAAAtctaa
- the cdc20 gene encoding cell division cycle protein 20 homolog isoform X2 — translation MAQFGLENDISNTLKLDVPITNAPIARWQRKASSSNAAAGGLSPGRPANVSLNSSKTPGRRKVTPSKTLQGDRFIPVRHEKQMEVASFLLSKENQPKEDNVSAVSLEQQKSWSVTLNGCNLEEARILQFSGKPTVNPDGQHNSMKSLYSHTITPMSIKKTRYISSTADRILDAPEIRNDFYLNLMDWNSRNILAVALQNSVYLWDATHGNIIHLMTMENDADYISSLSWTKEGSYLSVGTSDCTVQLWDVEQEKCLRSMTSHSARVCSLSWNSHILSSGSRSGQIHHHDVRVAEHHIFTLQGHSQEVCGLKWSPDGRYLASGGNDNLVCVWPSVAQGGRGDANQALHTLGLHKGAVKALAWCPWQSGILASGGGTTDCHIRVWNVNSGSCLSSLNTQSQVSALAFAPNYKELISAHGFANHNLVIWKYPSMAKVSELNGHSERVLNIAMSPDSSTVASLAADETMRLWKSFEVDPKKKPKDKMPRSLGSAFTQSIR, via the exons ATGGCCCAGTTCGGACTGGAGAACGACATCAGCAACACGCTCAAGCTGGACGTGCCCATCACCAATGCTCCGATTGCCCGCTGGCAGAGGAAAGCTAGCTCGTCCAACGCGGCCGCCGGCGGCTTGTCCCCGGGCAGGCCTGCCAACGTCTCCCTGAACTCCTCCAAGACGCCCG ggcGACGGAAAGTGACTCCATCAAAGACTCTGCAGGGGGACCGCTTCATTCCCGTTCGGCacgaaaaacaaatggaagtggCGAGTTTCTTGCTCTCCAAAGAGAATCAGCCCAAGGAAGACAACGTTTCAGCGGTTTCATTG GAACAGCAGAAGTCGTGGTCCGTCACGCTGAATGGCTGCAACCTAGAAGAGGCCCGCATCCTGCAGTTCAGTGGAAAACCAACAGTTAACCCAGATG GCCAACACAACTCTATGAAGTCTCTCTACAGTCACACAATAACACCCATGTCCATCAAAAAGACACGATACATATCTTCAACCGCCGACAGAATTTTGGATGCACCTGAGATTCGGAATGATTTTT ATTTGAATCTGATGGACTGGAACAGCCGCAACATTCTAGCAGTGGCTCTTCAAAACAGCGTGTACCTGTGGGACGCCACTCACGGAAACATCATCCACCTCATGACTATGGAGAACGATGCAGACTACATCAGCTCACTGTCCTGGACCAAGGAGGGCAGCTACCTGTCTGTTGGCACCAGTGACTGCACAGTCCAA TTGTGGGATGTGGAACAAGAGAAATGTCTTCGCAGTATGACCAGCCACTCTGCACGAGTCTGCAGCTTGAGTTGGAATAGCCACATCCTTTCCAG CGGCAGCAGGTCGGGTCAGATCCACCACCACGATGTGAGGGTGGCGGAGCACCACATCTTCACCTTGCAGGGCCACTCGCAGGAGGTGTGCGGGCTGAAGTGGTCGCCGGACGGCCGCTACCTGGCCAGCGGCGGCAACGACAACCTGGTATGCGTCTGGCCCAGCGTGGCTCAGGGGGGCCGCGGGGACGCCAACCAGGCGCTGCACACCCTCGGTCTCCACAAGGGTGCAGTCAAG GCTTTGGCCTGGTGTCCTTGGCAATCGGGCATCCTGGCTTCGGGCGGCGGCACCACGGACTGTCACATCCGTGTCTGGAACGTCAACAGCGGCTCCTGCCTCAGCTCGCTCAACACGCAGTCCCAG GTGTCTGCACTAGCATTTGCTCCGAATTACAAGGAACTGATCTCCGCACACGGCTTCGCAAACCATAACTTGGTCATCTGGAAGTACCCGTCCATGGCAAAAGTCTCAGAGCTCAACG GACACAGCGAGCGAGTCCTCAACATCGCCATGAGTCCGGACAGCTCCACGGTGGCTAGCCTGGCGGCGGACGAGACCATGCGACTGTGGAAGAGCTTCGAGGTGGACCCTAAGAAAAAACCCAAAGACAAGATGCCCCGATCTCTTGGCTCGGCCTTCACTCAGTCTATAAGATGA
- the cdc20 gene encoding cell division cycle protein 20 homolog isoform X1, protein MAQFGLENDISNTLKLDVPITNAPIARWQRKASSSNAAAGGLSPGRPANVSLNSSKTPGKTPGRRKVTPSKTLQGDRFIPVRHEKQMEVASFLLSKENQPKEDNVSAVSLEQQKSWSVTLNGCNLEEARILQFSGKPTVNPDGQHNSMKSLYSHTITPMSIKKTRYISSTADRILDAPEIRNDFYLNLMDWNSRNILAVALQNSVYLWDATHGNIIHLMTMENDADYISSLSWTKEGSYLSVGTSDCTVQLWDVEQEKCLRSMTSHSARVCSLSWNSHILSSGSRSGQIHHHDVRVAEHHIFTLQGHSQEVCGLKWSPDGRYLASGGNDNLVCVWPSVAQGGRGDANQALHTLGLHKGAVKALAWCPWQSGILASGGGTTDCHIRVWNVNSGSCLSSLNTQSQVSALAFAPNYKELISAHGFANHNLVIWKYPSMAKVSELNGHSERVLNIAMSPDSSTVASLAADETMRLWKSFEVDPKKKPKDKMPRSLGSAFTQSIR, encoded by the exons ATGGCCCAGTTCGGACTGGAGAACGACATCAGCAACACGCTCAAGCTGGACGTGCCCATCACCAATGCTCCGATTGCCCGCTGGCAGAGGAAAGCTAGCTCGTCCAACGCGGCCGCCGGCGGCTTGTCCCCGGGCAGGCCTGCCAACGTCTCCCTGAACTCCTCCAAGACGCCCGGTAAGACGCCAG ggcGACGGAAAGTGACTCCATCAAAGACTCTGCAGGGGGACCGCTTCATTCCCGTTCGGCacgaaaaacaaatggaagtggCGAGTTTCTTGCTCTCCAAAGAGAATCAGCCCAAGGAAGACAACGTTTCAGCGGTTTCATTG GAACAGCAGAAGTCGTGGTCCGTCACGCTGAATGGCTGCAACCTAGAAGAGGCCCGCATCCTGCAGTTCAGTGGAAAACCAACAGTTAACCCAGATG GCCAACACAACTCTATGAAGTCTCTCTACAGTCACACAATAACACCCATGTCCATCAAAAAGACACGATACATATCTTCAACCGCCGACAGAATTTTGGATGCACCTGAGATTCGGAATGATTTTT ATTTGAATCTGATGGACTGGAACAGCCGCAACATTCTAGCAGTGGCTCTTCAAAACAGCGTGTACCTGTGGGACGCCACTCACGGAAACATCATCCACCTCATGACTATGGAGAACGATGCAGACTACATCAGCTCACTGTCCTGGACCAAGGAGGGCAGCTACCTGTCTGTTGGCACCAGTGACTGCACAGTCCAA TTGTGGGATGTGGAACAAGAGAAATGTCTTCGCAGTATGACCAGCCACTCTGCACGAGTCTGCAGCTTGAGTTGGAATAGCCACATCCTTTCCAG CGGCAGCAGGTCGGGTCAGATCCACCACCACGATGTGAGGGTGGCGGAGCACCACATCTTCACCTTGCAGGGCCACTCGCAGGAGGTGTGCGGGCTGAAGTGGTCGCCGGACGGCCGCTACCTGGCCAGCGGCGGCAACGACAACCTGGTATGCGTCTGGCCCAGCGTGGCTCAGGGGGGCCGCGGGGACGCCAACCAGGCGCTGCACACCCTCGGTCTCCACAAGGGTGCAGTCAAG GCTTTGGCCTGGTGTCCTTGGCAATCGGGCATCCTGGCTTCGGGCGGCGGCACCACGGACTGTCACATCCGTGTCTGGAACGTCAACAGCGGCTCCTGCCTCAGCTCGCTCAACACGCAGTCCCAG GTGTCTGCACTAGCATTTGCTCCGAATTACAAGGAACTGATCTCCGCACACGGCTTCGCAAACCATAACTTGGTCATCTGGAAGTACCCGTCCATGGCAAAAGTCTCAGAGCTCAACG GACACAGCGAGCGAGTCCTCAACATCGCCATGAGTCCGGACAGCTCCACGGTGGCTAGCCTGGCGGCGGACGAGACCATGCGACTGTGGAAGAGCTTCGAGGTGGACCCTAAGAAAAAACCCAAAGACAAGATGCCCCGATCTCTTGGCTCGGCCTTCACTCAGTCTATAAGATGA